Genomic DNA from Pseudomonas sp. CCC3.1:
GACGCTTTGGCCATTGTCCGTCGGCACCGACAAGCTCGGCAGCAACGACAGTTCGGTGCGTTCCTGCGAGGTGCCGCGCAACAGGATTTCGATCAACTCGTTGTCTTCGCGGTACTGGCTGACCGTGGAACCCAGCAAGGTACTTTGCAGAAAGCGCGACAGGTTAGCCGTGCTCACGCCCAGCGCCCGCGCCCGATCCTGATCGACATTGAGGTACACCACTTTGCTCGGCTCCTCCCAGTCCAGGTGCACGTTGACCACGTGCGGGTTTTCGCGCACCTTGGCTGCCACTTTTCGCGCCAGAGCCCGAACCTGTTCGATGTGCTCGCCGGTGACCCGGAACTGCACCGGATAGCCAACCGGCGGACCATTTTCCAGGCGCGTAACCCGTGCACGAACGGTCGGAAATTGCTGGTCCAAGGTATCAATCAACCAGGTCCGCAGGCTTTCGCGGTCTTCGATGGTCTTGGCCAGCACCACAAACTGGGCAAAGCTGGCGGCCGGCAATTGCTGGTCCAGCGGCAAGTAAAAGCGCGGCGAACCGGTGCCCGCATAGGCCACGTAGTTCTCGATGCCAGGGTGATCCTTAAGCAGGTTTTCGAGCTGTTTAACCTGTTCCGTGGTGTTACTCAGCGATGCGCCTTCGGCCAGTTTCAAATCGACCATCAACTCCAGTCGACTCGACGCCGGAAAGAACTGCTGCGGAACAAACTTGAACAGCACCACCGAACCCAAAAACAGCAACACTGTCAGCGCAATCACGGTTTTGCGGCGGCGCACGCACCACTCCACCAGCCGTCGAACCCGCTGATAAAACGGCGTGCCATAAGGGTCCGGCGCACCGTCACCAGTGCCGTGTTTAGCGGCATGAATCTTCGCCAGATCCGGTAACAGCAACGCACCCAGGTACGGCACAAACACCACCGCGGCGATCCATGACGCCACCAGCGCAATGGTCACTACCTGGAAAATCGAGCGGGTGTACTCCCCCGTACTCGACTGCGCCATGGCAATCGGCAGAAAACCGGCAGCCGTAATCAGCGTCCCGGTCAGCATCGGAAACGCCGTACTGGTCCAGGCGAAACTGGCCGCCTTGAGCCGGTCGTAGCCTTGCTCCATTTTGATCGCCATCATTTCCACGGCAATGATCGCGTCGTCCACCAGCAACCCCAGCGCCAGCACCAGTGCGCCCAGCGAGATCTTGTGCAGGCCGATACCGAAGTAATGCATGGCCGCAAAAGTCATCGCCAGCACCAGCGGAATGGTCAGCGCCACCACCATCCCGGTGCGCACACCGAGGGAGAAAAAGCTCACCAGCAATACAATCGCCAGGGCTTCCACCAGCACTTGGACGAATTCTCCGACACTGGTTTTCACCGCCGCCGGTTGGTCTGAAACTTTGGACAAATGCATCCCGACCGGGAGATTTTTCTGCAACCGCTCAAACTCGGTTTCCAGCGCCTTGCCCAGCACCAGAATGTCGCCGCCGTCCTTCATCGCGACCGCCAGACCAATCGAGTCCTGGCCCATAAAACGCATGCGCGGCGCAGGCGGATCGGTAAAACCACGGCGCACATCGGCAACATCGCTGATGCGCAATGTGCGCTCCCCGACCCGAATCGGAAAACGTTCAATCTCTTCGACGGTTTTGAAATTACCGCTGACACGCAATTGCACACGCTCGGTCGGGGTCTCGAAGAAGCCCGCCGTCGACACCGCATTCTGCTCTTGAAGGGCTTGTTGCACCGCCGCCAGCGGCAAGCCAAGGGTCGCCAGCTTGAGGTTGGAAAGCTCGATCCAGATTTTTTCGTCTTGCAGGCCCAGTAACTCCACTTTGCCGACATCCTTGACCCGTTGCAGCTGGATCTGGATGCGGTCGGCGTAGTCCTTAAGCACCGCGTAGTCGTAACCATCACCACTCAGGCTGTAGATATTGCCAAACGTGGTGCCGAACTCATCGTTGAAAAACGGCCCTTGAATATCGGGCGGCATGGTCTGGCGAATGTCGCTGATTTTCTTGCGCACCTGATACCACAGCTCAGGCACTTTGGAGGAATCCATCGAATCGCGGGCCATAAAGGTCACTTGCGACTCGCCAGGGCGCGAGAACGAGACAATGCGCTCGTACTCGCCGGTTTCCATCAGTTTCTTTTCGATGCGCTCGGTCACCTGACGCGAGACTTCTTCGGCAGTGGCACCCGGCCACAGCGTACGAATGACCATGGCTTTGAAGGTAAACGGCGGGTCTTCGCTTTGGCCTAATTTGGTATAGGAAAGCGCGCCGACAATAGCCAGCAACAGCATCAAAAACAGGACGATCTGGCGATTGCGCAGTGCCCAGGCGGAAAGGTTAAAACCCATCGGGATTACTCCTTCACCGCCACATTGATCGTTCGGTTGGAGCGATCAATCGGTCGCACCTCCTGCCCTTGATGCAACACGTGCACGCCTGCCGACACAATCCAGTCATTGGCCTTGAGGCCTTCGAGCACCGGCACGCTGTTTTCGCCAAACGGCCCGACCCGCACAGGCACCTGCTCCAGCTTGTTGCCCTGGCCAACGCGCCACACGTAGGTCGCACCATTTTCTGCGCTCAAGGCCGACAACGGCACCGACAACGGAGCGACGCCCTCACCGGGAATAAAGACTCGGGCACTTTGCCCCAGTTCAGCAGGCACTTTGCCCTCTTCGAAAGCGATACGGGCCGCAAAGGTCCGCGACTTTGGATCAGCCGAAGGTGACAGCTCACGAATCCGTCCGCTGAAGCGCTGACCCGGTTGCGACCACAGCTCTACCGAGACCGGCAAACCAATCTTGAAGCGGCCAAAGGCTTGTTCCGGCAAGCTGATCAACACCTCACGCTCGCCATCGGCGGCCAGGGTAAACACCGTTTGCCCGGCGCCGACCACCTGCCCGACTTCCACCTGGCGTTGAGCGATCACGCCGTCTTGCGGTGCTCGCAGTACTGCATAACTGGCCTGATTGCTGGCCACGTCCTGTTCTGCCTTCAGTTGCTGGAGCTTGGCTTCGCCGGAGCGATAGAGGTTTTCGGCGTTATCGAACTGCGAACGGCTGACCATTTGTCGGTCGAGCAAGGTTTTGTAGCGGTCACGCTCGGCGCGCACCAGATTCAAGTTGGCTTGCCCAGCCGCGACCTGAGCACGGGTGGCTTCCAATTGCAGACGCACGTCTTGCGGGTCGAGTTCAGCCAGTGGCTGGTTAGCCTTGACCCGCTCACCTTCATCAACCAGACGTTTAGTCACTTTGCCAGCGATACGAAATGCCAGTTGCGGGTCAAAACGTGCCCGCACCTCGCCAGGGTAGCTTTGCGACGCCAGCGCCGAAGGCTGCGGTTGAACCACCATGGCCGGGCTGATCGTGACTTGAGCAGGTTTTTCCTGCCCGCAGGCCGATAACAAAAACACCAGACACACAGGTAAAGCGCGGGGCAAGGCATGGCGCAACATGGAGATGACCTTTCGCTAATAGGGCTTGGAATATTTATACTGGGCGGCATGTTATTAATACCAAACTCACCAGTCCAGTAATAAACGGAAATGTCCGACAATCCTTTATCCCCCAATGCCCTCGGGCGCCCCAAAGACATGGCAAAACGCCAGTCCATCCTCGATGCGGCCAAATCCCTGTTTTTGACCAAGGGCTATGCCAGTACCAGCATGGACGCGGTCGCGAGCTTGGCCGGGGTATCAAAACTGACGGTCTACAGCCACTTCACCGACAAAGAGACGCTGTTCTCCTCGGCGATCCTGGCCAAATGCTCAGAACAGTTACCGGACTTGTTTTTTGAGTTGCCCGGCGGCGTGCCCATTGAAACGGTGCTGTTGAACATTGGCCGTGGCTTTCAGATGCTGATCAACAGCGAGGAGTCGCTGAACCTGCATCGGCTGATGGTGACCCTTGGCAGCCAGGACCCGAAGCTCTCACAGATATTCTTCGAGGCCGGGCCGGAGCGGGTGGTGCACGAGATGGAACGCCTGCTGAACAAGATTCATCAAACGGGAGCACTGAGCATTGAGCGACCGCATTACGCGGCGGAGCACTTTTTTTGCATGCTCAAGGGGTCGCCCAACTTTCGCTTGTTGTACGGCTATGGCGGGGTACTGACGCCGCAAGAGTCCGACGCGCATGTGCAGGAAGTGGTGAGCGTGTTTATGCGGGCTTATCGACCGGATTGAACACCGTCATCGGGCGCGCATAAAGTCGCTCCAGCGCCGTACCAGGTAGTTGTGTTCGTCCATCACGGAGTTCCAAACGGCAATATGGCCCATGCGCTGTTCGTAGGAGCCGCCGTCGCGCACTTCGCCAATGTCGATCAGCGGTACGCCGTCACTGCCCATCAGCGCTTCGCGTGCAGGCTTGCCGGCGTACCAGTAATCCCATTCGGCAGTGCTCAGGTGGTCGCGGGTGCGTGCCGGGTTGCCAATGTAGTAACCCTGGCGGGCCATAACGGCACCTGGCCAGCCTGACAGCCACCAGTTGAGGTAAGCGTAGGCCGCGTCCAGCACCGGGCCCTTGGCATGGCGCGACAATGACAAGCCGCCAAACCAGGCGCGATAACCCTCGCGCGGCACCGCCAGCCGGTATTTGACCCCGGCACGGTGCAAGCGCATCAAGGTCGGCGACCACAAGCTCTGAATATCAATGCTCGGGCTGAGCATCAATTGCGCGGCCACTTCATCGTCCGACCAGAACGCCGCAAAGTGCCCTTCTTTCTGTTTACGCACGAGGATGTCAGCCAACGCATCGATCTCTTCGATGCTCATGTTGCCGACGTCATTGAACTTGACCAGCCCCGCCCCCTGCACGGCCAGCGCTGCATCCAGCGCACCGATGGCGGCGTCGCTTTGCAGCGCCGTACGCCCGCTCCACGCGGGGTCCAACAGCCAGCCCCAGCTTTCGTTGTCACGACAAAAACCTTCGGGCATGCGTTCGGGGCGGTAGGCGAAGCTGTCGCCGTTGTGCGTCAAGGGCAGCATGCTGATGCGCTCAGTGACGGTGCTGCCAAGGCTGCCATCGTGCTGCACGAACAAACGCTCGCAGGGCACGCTGCCGCTGCCCAGTTTGTCTGTGGCCGAGAGCCGACCGCGTTTGGGCAGGTCGTTGATCTCATGCCACAAGGCAATGCGCCGGGTGTCGATGGGCTGGATGGCCCTGGCCGGCCACACAAAGTCGACGTTGTGGAACCATTGGTCGTACAGGTCGTAACGCTCAGGGTGCATCACCGCAATGCGCTGGGCCTGTTCGACATCATGAACCTGGTACACCAGGCGAATCCCCAACTCTTGTTCAGCGCGCACCCGCAAGCATTCGAGCAAGGTCACAGACGTGCCGAGCACCCGTAATGTGATCATGCTGCGAATCTGCGCGAGAACACGTCGAAAGAGCGCCGCAGCAGCGCCGGGTCAAGGCCGCGCACGATAAACACAAGGCGCGACTGTCGATCGGTGCCCGGCCAGGCAGACAGGTGGACCGGGGCATGCAGGCAATGCTGCACGCCATGAATGGCGATAGGAGCGTTACTGGCGTTCACGTTAAGCAGTCCTTTGACGCGGAGAATTCGTTCGCCGTGGCATCTTAACAGCATCGACAACCACACCCCGAACCCCACCCAGTCCAGCGGCTGATCGAACGTCAGGCTGCACACCTGCGCAGCGCCGTGGGTGGCCGTGGGGGTTTGGTGGAGTTTCCAGCGACTGACTTCCACGCTGGGTTCGGCACTGCGCAAGCCTTCACCGAGCAACAGTTGATCACCACTGCGGATGTCATGGGTATCGCGGATCGGCGTACCGGCGTTGAGCCTGTGCAGGTGCGCGCGCAACGCATCACAGTCGCCCGCCACATCGGTCTTGCTCAGCAGCAGGCGATCTGCCGCCGCTACCTGGGCCAGCCATTCCGGGTGCAGACGCTCTTGCAGGGCTGCGTGGCTGGCGTCAACCAGGGTGATCACCAGGCCAATATGAAAACGCCCGCGCAGTTGCACGTCGTTGTTCAAGGTGGCAAGAATCGGCGCCGGGTCAGCAAGACCGGTGGTTTCCAGAATGACCCGTTTGAACGGCGGAACCTGGCCCCGCTCGCGGCGTTGCAGCAGCCCGAGCAGCGCATCTTTCAGTTCGCCACGGATGGAGCAGCACACACAGCCGCCGGGAAGCAGCACGGTGTCGGGCGCGACCTCTTCCACCAGCAAGTGGTCGATGCCCACATCCCCGAACTCATTGATCAACAACGCAGTGTCGCCCAGGCTTTCGCCTTGCAACAGACGCTTGAGCAACGTGGTTTTGCCGCTGCCAAGAAAGCCGGTGATGACGTTGAGGGCGATGCTCATGTGCCTGACTCCTGCAACAAGGTGTGTTCCAGATGATCGAGCACCCGCGGATCAAGCGGGTCCAGCGGGCGACCGAGCATGCTCTCGGCTTCCTGCCACAGCTGATCCAGGCCACTGGCCAATGCTTGCTTGCCGGTCGGGCCGAGCAGCAAGTAGGACGCGCCCTGAAAGTCTTCGACCTTGAGCCGGAACACCGCCAGCACTTGGTTGATCGCAGCTATCCGGCGCAGGCGCTCGCGACGCCTTGGCAATTCATCGCCCAACGGGTCGCTCCAATGCAGGTCTTCGCCCAACAGACCACAGAGTCCGCACATGGTTACACCTCGTTCATGGCATGACGTCGCCGGAGTTCGGGCCAAGGGTCTGACCCACGAACAGATTGCCACCGGGTTCGCTGGCCAGCAGCACGGCCACGGGTGCCACTTCATCCGCCAGACCGAAGCGGCCCAGCGGCAGTTCGGCGGCCTTGGCGCGCTTCCAGGTGTCGCTGATACCGCCCACCAGTGGCGTTTCGATGGGCCCCGGCGCGATGGCGTTGACCAGCACATTGTCTTTGGACACTTCCAGGGCCAATGACTTGGTAAAACCGATCACCCCGGCCTTGGCTGCCGCGTAATGGGTCAGCTCGGCGCCGCCCTTGATGCCCAGTTGCGAGGCGACGTTGATGATCCGCCCCCAGCGTTGCGCCAGCATGTGCGGCAAGGCGCGCTGGCTGGCGACGAAGACGCTGGTGAGGTCAACGCGCAGCATGTCGTTCCACATCTCGATAGACAGGTTCACACAGCGCGCCTGGGTGAGCATCCCGGCGTTGTTGACCAGAATATCAATGCCGCCGAAGTGTTCGACGCAGTGATCAACACTGGCCTGTGCGCCTTCGACGGTACCGACATCGGCCACACATTCGAGCACTTCAGCGCCGAAGTTGCGGCAAGTAATCGCCGTTTCGGCGAGGCTGGCGGCGTTGCGGTCAGCCAATACCAGGCGTGCGCCTTCGACCGCGTAGGCTCGGGCGATAGCGGCACCGATGCCACTGCCCGCGCCAGTGATCACGGCGCGGCGGTTGACGAGTTGGGGCATATGAAATTCTCCTGTTAAATACCGTTCCCACATTTCCAGGTCGTATAAGTCAGTCGGGCCAGCGGACTGTAAGGCCGCCGTCAATCACAATGCTCTGCCCGGTCAGATAGCTCGACGCATCACTGGTCAAAAACTGCACCAGTGACGCCACTTCATCCGCCCGCCCTACCCGGCCCAATGGAATCGCGCGCGCCGCTTTGGCCAAGCCTTCCGGCCCCAGCGAGTTCTTCGCATCCAGCGACTGCGGCGTCTCGATCAACCCCGGGATCACCGCATTGCAACGAATGCCCTTGGCCGCCAACTCCACCGCCAGCGACCGGCACAACCCTGGCACGCCAGCCTTGGCCGCTGCGTAATGGCTGTGTTCCTGCCAGCCGTACACGCCACCGGCGATGGATGAAATGGCAACCAGCGCTCCACCCTCGCCCATGTACCGGGTCGCCGCGCGGAAGGTGCGCATGACCCCGGTCAGGTCGACATTGAGCATCTCGTCCCACAGCGCATCGGTCATTTCCAGCAACGGCGCGCGCCGCAACAACCCGGCATTGGCAACTGCATAATCCAGGCGCCCAAAATGCTTCACCGCCTGCTCGGCCAACGCGTCAACCGAGGCGCTGTCGCCCACATCCAGCTCCAGCATCAGACACTCGCCACCCGCCGCCTCCACCTGGGTAACGGTGGTCTGCGGGTCATGGGGGTCAGCCGGGTAATACCCGCCGACCACCGCCACGCCATGGCGCGCATAGGCCACGGCCAGCGCTTGGCCGATGCCGCTGGCGGCGCCAGTGATCAAAGCAACTTTACGGCTCATGAAACTCTCCTTATTGAACGGTTTCCGGGCGCACATGGCGCGCAGCAAACATCAAGATCCCAGACAGGAAGCACGGCACGGCGCCAAACCACAGCGCGGCGGTCTGCCAATCGCTGCCGGCGGACAACACTTGGGTCGCGCCAAAGCCTGCGACCACCGCGCCAATCGGCCCCATGGCGTGAATAATCGCGCCGCCAGTGGCGCGGATGCTGGTCGGGAAGCTTTCACTGATAAAGAACAGCGCCGCCGAATACGGGCCAATCAGGAAGAACAAGCCCAAGCTGTACAACCCGACCACCATCGCCATGTTGCTCGGGCCAAAAAGCATCCCGGCGAATGACAGGCCGCCGAGCATCCAACCCAGGCCAATCACATTGCGGCGGCCGATCTTGTCCCCCAGCCAGCCGTGGCTCAGGTAGCCGCAATAGCCCACCAGGTTGGACAGAACGAGGATGATCAGCGAATTTTCGAAGGAAATGTGGTGCACGCTGACGATCACCGACGTGCCGAGCACGCTGAACACCTGGATCGCCGCCCAGTTGAGCAGCAGCGCGGCACCGATCACCAGCGTGGCGCGACGGGCCGGGCCACGGAACGCAGCCTTGAGGCCCGCCTTGCTGTGTTCGTCGTAGTCAACGCCATAGGTCTGGGCGACATTTTGCGCCTCGCTCACCGCACCGCTGTTACGCAGCGCGCTGATGCGCTGGTGGATCTGGAACTGCGGGCTTTCTTTGAGCTTGCGCGCCATGATCGCGATCACGATGGCCGGGATCGCGGCGAAAATAAAGCAACCTTGCCAACCGATGACCGGCAACAAGATGGCGGTCAAACCGGCGGCGATCAACGCCCCCACCGGCCAGCCACCCTGCACCAGGCTGTAGATGAAGCCGCGACGCTTGGTCAGTTTCGGGTCTTGGGAAGCGCCGTACAGCTCACTCAAATAGGTGGCGTTGACGGTTTCTTCGGCATACCCCAGGCCCGCCAGTGAACGGATCAGAATCAGCGGTGACTTGCCCCACGACCCACCGAGGGCGGTCAGCGCCGAGCACAACGCAGAACCGGCCACGGTGAAGATAATCCCGGTGCGACGCCCCAACTTGTCGACAATCGGGCCGATGGCCAATGCGACCACCGCCGTGCCCACCGCCACCCACGTTGCAATTTGCGCTTGCTCGACCTCATTCCAACCAAAGTGCTTGCCGATCTCCGGCAACAAGGTCCCGAACAAAATGAAGTCGTACACCGCGAACACCCAGGCGAAAAACGCAATCCGGGTGGCAAAACGCACCTCCTGGGACGTCAATTGCTGGGGTTTCCAGCCAGTCAGATCAAGCTTGTCGTAAATAGACATGAATCGCGCCTCGGAAGGTGAGTTGGCCCCGGCAGGAGCAAGCGTGTGGATCAGGTACGTGGGTTACGGCTGACAAAGTCGTCGGCGATCTCGTCGAAGGTGACGAAGCGCACCCCGGCATGGCCCTGGATGTGTTCGATCAGGCGCTCAAGCATCAGCAGCACTTGCGGGCGGCCGGAGACGTCGGGATGGATGGTCATGGTGAACACCGCGTGTTCATGCTCGCGGTACACCCAGTCGAACTGATCACGCCACATTTCTTCCAGGTGGCGCGGGTTGACGAAGCCGTGGCTGTTGGGGGCTTTTTTGATGAACATCATTGGCGGCAGGTCGTCGAGGTACCAATTGGCCGGGATCTCTACCAGCGCCGTTTCTTCACCGCGTACCAACGGTTTCATCCACGTATCGGGGTGTTGGCTGTAATCAATCTTGGTCCAGCTGTCACCTTTACGTACGTAGTAGGGGTGGAAGTCGTTGTGCATCAGGCTGTGGTCGTACTTGATGCCCTTTTTCAGCAGCAATTCGTTGGTGACCTTGCTGAACTCCCACCACGGTGCGACGTAACCCGTAGGACGTTTGCCAGTGACCTGGGTGATCAGCTCGATGGATTTATCGAGGACGATTTCTTCCTGTTCAGCGGTCATGGCGATGGGGTTTTCGTGGCTGTAGCCGTGTACGCCAATTTCGTGACCGGCGTCAGCCACGGCCTTCATCTGTTCAGGAAAGGTTTCCATCGAATGGCCGGGGATAAACCAAGTGGTGCGCAGGCCATAGCGCTCAAACAATTTCAGCAGACGGGGCGCGCCGACTTCACCGGCAAACAGGCCACGGGAGATGTCGTCTGGCGAGTCTTCGCCACCGTAGGAACCGAGCCAACCGGCGACGGCATCAACGTCGACGCCAAACGCACACAGGATGTCTTTAGCCATAACGTGTCTCCTTAACGATCAATTGACAGCACGATGCGCTTTATCAAATGTACCAATTAATAAAATGTACATTTTTACAGAGGCAGCTTTCATGCCAGTTCGTGCAGCAACCGGTTACGGAAAATGGGCTTATCGCTAAGAAGTGCGGAATAGGGGGTGTGGCGTGATTTCGAAAAGCGGGCCTGAAGGTTGCAAGGAGCAACCAAGCAAATAATGTATCTTTTACAAATAGATACATTTTGGTGCATATAAGTAACACGATGCCCTTATAGGCCCCCAAAAAGTGCCGCGGATGTGGCGCTGAGTGACAGACACAACTATGAGAGAATCCCCGGCTTCCTTTTTATGTGCCCAGAGAAACCGATGAAAGCAGTGTCCGCCTCGGCCTCCCGTTACGCGATGATTCACCAGGTGTTGCGTGAAGCCATCATCAACGGGACCGCCCGCCACGGCCTGGTTTTGCTCGAAGCGCCCTTGGCCGACCTGTTCGGCACCAGCCGCGTGCCGGTGCGCAAGGCGCTGGACCTGCTGCATGACGAGGGCCTGATCTGCCGCTTCAATGGCCGCGGCTACCTGATCAACCCCGAAGGCGTCGACCTGGAGCCACAGCGCCTGCCGCTGACCCACGCGCATCTGGGGCTCAATGACGACGCAGAGTTGGTGGACACACGGCCGCTGGGGGAGCGGATTGTCGAGGAAATCGGCTCAGCCTTGTCCACCTGCATTGTGTTTGGCCACTACCGGCTGGACGAACAGGCGGCCGCTGACCACTTTGGCGTCAGCCGCGCCGTGGTGCGTGAGGCGCTGATGCGCCTGCGTGATCGGGGCCTGGTGGAAAAAGAGCCCTACTCCCAATGGCTGGCTGGGCCATTGACTGCACGGGAAGTCACCGAGGACTACGAACTGCGCGCCTGCCTGGAACCCGAAGCCTTGCGCCAGAGCGCGCCAAACCTTGATCGTGAAATGCTCGAAGCCATGTTGCAGCGCGTGCTGGCGGCACAAAACGCCACGCTGTGCAGCCTGGAAGCTATCGAGCAGATCGAGCAGGACTTGCATCAGCACTGCCTGGCGGGCCTGCGCAATCGCAAGATCGCCATGCTGATTCGCCAGGGCCAGAGCCCGATGATCATCAGCCGGATTTTCTACCGCTTGCTGGGCATTGGCGCCGACCCGGCCATGCTGGCTGAGCATCGACTGATTCTCGAACTCTTGTTGCATGGTGCCTTCGACGCCGCCGCACTCAACCTGCGTGAACACCTGCAACGGGCTCGGCAGCGGATGTTGCAGAAACTCAAAGTATTGTCGGTGCTACCCGAGCAGCCCCTGCCCGCTTACCTGCAAAAGCTCAGTTGATCAGGGCTTCAGTGCTTTCTTCGGGTAAATGTCGTAGCGGCTCGATTTACCGTCCAGTGCATGGCTCGGTTTTGGCCCGGCAATACACGGTGCCTTGCGCGGGCGCTTGACGACCACTCGATGGGTCGCCAGCGCCAGTGCTGCTTCCAGCAAGGCGGGCGCGTCGTTGTCATCCCCGACCAGCGGCCGGAACAGGCGCATTTCTTTCTTCACCAGGGCAGTTTTCTCACGATGCGGGAACATCGGGTCGAGGTAGATCACTTGCGGTGCCTCGCCCTCCCAATGACGCATCACTTCAATCGAGTTGCCTTTAAGCAAGCGCATGCGCGACACAATCGGCGCCACGTCAAAGTCTTCCAGCCCCCGGGCCAGACCGTCTTCCAGCAAGGCGCCGATCAAGGGTTGGCGCTCGACCAGACTCATCTCACAGCCCAGGCTCGCCAGCACGAATGCGTCCTTGCCCAACCCTGCCGTGGCGTCCAGCACGCGTGGGCGCACGCCTTGCTGAATACCGACCGCCTTGGCAATCATCTGCCCGGTGCCGCCACCAAATAGTCGACGGTGGGCCGCGCCGCCTTCAACAAAGTCGACCCGCACCGGGCCGGGAGCCTCCGGGCCAAGCTGTTGCAGTTGCAAACCCTGAGGCCCGACCTGCAATGCAAAGTCAGCCTCGGCCTCAGGCTCGGCCAAAGGCAGCCCCAGGCGCTCAGCCCATTGCTCGGCCAAGGCCTGATACGCCTCCTCCAATGCCTCGACGTTGATACGACTGCCTGCTGCTTGCTCACTCATCTAAAAACACGCTCAAAAATTTAATGATCGGCAAACGCTGCCGATAAATGAAATATCCGGCATTTTGCCAGAGCTGGGCGTCGACCGAGAGCTATGTCAGACATTCATTCCACATCCATCGGCTTTATTGCGCCTATTGGCGACTTTGGCCGACACAATTCTCAGATCACAGGCAGCGTCAATCACCTGTGGAAGGACTTCTATGCCCAGGCGATGGCAGAGCAGGCCTCGACTGAAGACTATGCGGCCATCGACATGCCCGCCGCCCCCGTTGATGAAAACGCCGAGCCCACGGGTGGCAGCGACCTGCTGAGCCATATCGTGACTCAGCGCCATTGCGAGGTGCAGGACACCGAGCTAAAGCCGCCTGAAGCGCTGTTTTTGCCGATTGCCGAATTCGAGCTCGATTTGCTGCCGCCGACAGCGCCACCCTTCCCGCCCGAAGAAATCACGCAACAGCAACACCAGCAGGACTTCAACGACACATGGATTCGCCCGTTGGTGATGGCGCAAGGTCATCCGCTGCCGACGCCCGGGCCTGCTCCTGAGCCGCGTCCCTTGCACCTGCCGATTGCCGAATTTGAAATGGACTTGCTCGACAAACCCGCCGAGCCGTTTGACGCCATCACCTTGATTGAACAGCAACACGCGATGGACTTCGACCTGGCCTGGGCCCGCCCATTGGTCATCAACAACCTGCGGATGGCGGCTTAAAGCAGCCCCAGTTGCTCGCTGGTGTGCGGCTGATGCAGCTCAACCAGAGCGGGTAACCCCGGCAAGCGCTCGCTCAACTGCTGATGAAACCGGCGCGCCAACTCCGGCGCCCGATGATTGTCCGGGGTGTGCAAAAACACATAGGGCGTACGCCCTTCCTCGATCCAGCCCGCTACTTTTTCAACCCAGGGTTTCAGGTAAGGGTCATTGGCTTCCAGCTCCGGACGGCCGATAAAGCGCACTTGCGGAAACTGGGTGAACGCTGCAGGGCGCGGTGGCACTTTAGGTTTTTTCGATTGCGCGTGCAGGACGGCCGGATCGCGGGAGGTGCAACTGAACAGCGCCCGAGGATCCAGGCAAATGCGCTCGACCCCGCGCTCCCTCAACAAGCGATTGAGCAAACGCTCGGCATCGCCCTTGGCAAAGAACTCCGGATGACGCACTTCAACGGCCAACGGGCGCTCCAGAGTGTCTATAAAGCTCACCAGCTCGGCCAGACGCTGTGGGCCAAAACTCGCAGGCAGTTGTAGCCAAAAGGGCGCTACACGCACTCCTAACGGCCTTAATAGCTGCAGGAAGTCATCGACGGCTTGCGTTTGCTCGCGCAAA
This window encodes:
- a CDS encoding class I SAM-dependent methyltransferase, whose protein sequence is MSEQAAGSRINVEALEEAYQALAEQWAERLGLPLAEPEAEADFALQVGPQGLQLQQLGPEAPGPVRVDFVEGGAAHRRLFGGGTGQMIAKAVGIQQGVRPRVLDATAGLGKDAFVLASLGCEMSLVERQPLIGALLEDGLARGLEDFDVAPIVSRMRLLKGNSIEVMRHWEGEAPQVIYLDPMFPHREKTALVKKEMRLFRPLVGDDNDAPALLEAALALATHRVVVKRPRKAPCIAGPKPSHALDGKSSRYDIYPKKALKP
- a CDS encoding DUF72 domain-containing protein; translated protein: MTDAHLPYYLGCPSWSENAWREGLYPQNAHSTEFLSLYAQVFNAVEGNTTFYANPKPVTVERWAHSLPEHFRFTAKFPREISHGGDLREQTQAVDDFLQLLRPLGVRVAPFWLQLPASFGPQRLAELVSFIDTLERPLAVEVRHPEFFAKGDAERLLNRLLRERGVERICLDPRALFSCTSRDPAVLHAQSKKPKVPPRPAAFTQFPQVRFIGRPELEANDPYLKPWVEKVAGWIEEGRTPYVFLHTPDNHRAPELARRFHQQLSERLPGLPALVELHQPHTSEQLGLL
- a CDS encoding energy transducer TonB — its product is MSDIHSTSIGFIAPIGDFGRHNSQITGSVNHLWKDFYAQAMAEQASTEDYAAIDMPAAPVDENAEPTGGSDLLSHIVTQRHCEVQDTELKPPEALFLPIAEFELDLLPPTAPPFPPEEITQQQHQQDFNDTWIRPLVMAQGHPLPTPGPAPEPRPLHLPIAEFEMDLLDKPAEPFDAITLIEQQHAMDFDLAWARPLVINNLRMAA